GCCACCGGTGCAGGGGCTGCGATGGCCGGAGTTTCAATCGTAATGTCTGAAACTCGGCGTTTAGCGGTTCCTGTCACTTTTGGATAAGCGCCCGACAACTCTTGCTTTGAAGTGGAAGCAAGGCGACCAAATACGCCGTGAACGGTTTCGATTTGGCGCGTTCCCAAAATAAAAACGCCGCCATAACCTTGGTTTCGACGAGCAAGGCATTCGCGCTCCAGCTCCTCTTTCGCATGTTGCTCAATGACCGGAGCACCGATCACAGTGACGCCTACTTTTCGGCAAGACCCGATTAAGTCTTGCTCATTTAAGAGTGCAATATCCGCAGGTCTTCGACCACCGCGCCGGGCCATAGCGTCAGCATGAACTAAAGAAACGGCTTTCACCCGAGTTGAAGAACGTACAATCCGCGCAACATTGCGGACGGCCTCAGGGCAATCAACCAAACAAATTAACTTCAAAGTGCCTTCACGCATAGAGGCGTTTCGCTCCGCGGTAGAAAGCTTACGCTCAAACTCTTGAACATCTGCGCCGCCTTTAAAGCCGGCAACCACCAACCCAGTCATTTCCGGGCGGACCCAACACTTGAGTGCGCGCTCAAGAACTTTGGGATTTTTAAGGGAGGGCATTCGAGCGTAAATCGCCGAGTGACCGAGGGCACCACTGCTGAGAATGTTGTTAGCATGGTGCTCTGCTCGGTCCCACGACATATGGGGAAGGCAATCGAAAATGAGGCAATCGGCTTTAAGTTCAAGGGCATCGCGAGAAGAGATCGTTGGTTCGATGAAAAAGACACTGCGAAAAAGCTCAACTGTAGCGGCTCCTCGTGGCACCACAACCGGTATACGCTGCGGACTAAACTGTGCATTTTCTTTATCGAGCATGTGATTCCCCAAACTGGCATGACCGCCGTGTTGCTTTAAACAATACAAAAGCCGTGCCACCGTGTATCAAATCCAAACAAAGGGTTGCCCTCTTCAGCTCCGGTCTCTCCTATGTCTCTGTAATTTTTTGGAAAAAAAGATAACCAACTCGAAAGTCGTTAAAATCTAGCAACTTTCGAGCTACGACCGCGATAATCGCAGCGCCAATTGGTTAAGAATTGGCCCATAAAATCCGCCACTATATCGATTCAGATACGCCATATTGTTGGTTAAATAAATTTATGGAAATGCACTGCGTCTAAAGATTACCTCAAAATTCAATGTCAAATTCAGCTGTAGCACCTCGAAGTTCCTTAGAATTCGAGGCGATCCCGGGCATGCCATTAATTCTGCAATAGCTCAGGATCACCCTGATCTTGAGAGGCCTCTTTGATAAACCATGGTCTTGGCTGGGATTGTTGGAAAAGCCTCAATAATAGACGGAAGGTTCGTCGAAGCCTCACTCATCAAGCTCATTTGAGTGAAGCCTCGCAAGGCCAATGTTGTTCTCCGTTTGGTCAATTTAACTAAACATAAAGGATAGAGCTGTGCTTCATTCTAAATTGCTAGCCGTTGCCACTCTTTTAGTAACACTCTTGATAGCAGGGTGTGAAACCGGAGTGGCTCCGTCGAATCCATTTGATCCGGAGGCGCCAAGCGCAACTCGCGAATCTGCTTCCATAACAGGCACCATTTATCTTGAAGGCCGAACAGCGCACGGCGGCATTCAAGTTCGCCTCGACGGCTATTCGGGTAATTCGGCAACCACGACGACAGACGGCTCGTTCACCTTAGCCAATCTTAACTCGGGCGTTGATTACATGGTGGTCGCCGAATACACCCAAGAACCGAATTTAGAATTTGAAAGCGCTCGCATCGCAGTGCCGAGTCTTAATCCTGGAGAGGCTCACAGCCTAGAACCCGCCACACTGATTCGAGCGCCATTTCCCCCTATCGTCTTGGATGCCGTGAAATCTGGCGACGATGCTATCACTGTCTTTTGGAGCAAGAGTGAAGAAGAAGACGTGGCCTCCTATCAGGTCCATTTCCGTGAAGGTAATAGCAGCTTCTACACGCCTCACCCAACAAGTTGCCCCGACGAAAACTCAGAAGTCGAAGGTATCTTAAGTTGCGAAATCTCAGGACTCTTACCCTACGAGCAATACAGCTTCAAAGTAACCGCTATCGACGATACCGGCCTTGAAAGCGCTTATTCCGTGGAAGACGTTTTCCAATTTCTGTATCCCGATCCAGCAAGCGTCATGTACCTGGCAGAGCAAGATAACCAGCCCTTAGGGCTGCTCACTTCAGCCGATAGCAGCCAGGCATACACTCTTACTCGGTCCTTCGCTGTTGAATCTGAAAAAGCTATACTCTGGCAAATAGACATTGAAAACGAAATCGAAACCGGTTGTGTACAGTTCACCTCCTACGCTCCAGGGAATGGGGATACGAGTTCGGCGCCATCCAATACTCTTATCGATATCCCCAGCGAAAGTGTCATTCTTCAACAAACCTACGGCGCCCCGCAGTTAATGAATGACGCAGAAGGTGCTAGCATTGTTTGGGTCCCGTACGTCGTCACGTACTTGGATCAACCTGGGACACAATTTAGTGGTATCGCCAGCCTCGACCTCTCATCTGGGTTGCCAGCCAAAACTGCCGAGGACACCTGTCAGAACGGGGCATGGAAGCATACGATTGTATCCTATCAATCTACCATTGGTAACGAGGCGTTGAAGTTTACGTTAGCAGGTAGTGAAAACATCATCACTCAAACATGCTTTAACGTTGAGTGTGGCATGTATCGGTACGATATCGTCGACCAGCGCCTGGAAAATCCGGAATTCCTCTGGGAGGTACCCTTTGAATTAAGCCAGCTTGCCTTTTCTAACGAGACCCTCATCGCAATATCGAACCGAACCAATCAACTTTTCCTGGGAGAGATGAGTACCCTGGAGGCCTCTACGTCCACAACTGTTGGCGGTCCTGAATCGATTTCGGTCATCGCTGACACGGGATATGCGGCGATTACAGGCGTGGGATCCAATGAAATCGCAATCATAGATATTGATAAAGGCTTAGACGTATTTCGCTTACCGCTCCAGGTAGACAGTCCAACGCTTGCCGCTGTGCGGATACTTAATGAAGACAATAATACAACGGCTGCACTCTACGTTACACATCAAGAAGCCCAGGCTTTAACGATGTATGCATTTAATCAACCCACTGCCGAGACACCATCTCCTGGGCACCGCTACCTAACCCCTTTACGATGCACAGGAAGCTGCCGTATTGCGGTAGGCGATGACCCCAAAGGCCTAACCGTTAGCCCTGATGGCTCCAGAGTACTCATCCTAAATATCGACATATCCAATCGACTTCTTCAACTCTCTCAGACCTCGCCCAATCAATAGGAATGACCATGCGCAAGTACCTCCCCTATCTTCTTGTCGTAAGCTTTTTGGCAGAATCTGCTCTGGCAGCTCCACTAGTCGTCAACTACCCCAACCGTAAAGAAGCCATTGGGGTACAGAGCGAAATTAGCGTCAGTGGGGAAACTTTTATCTGGGCACTGAACGAAGCAGGTGCGATCCGTTATAAATTCGAGCCCACGAGCAATACACTGCAAGTGCAAGAGACCTATGACCCCGGTGACGGACTGGTCGATGCGCGCGTGAATGCGGTCGTCGTTGACGATAACTGTAGCCTCTTTACGCGATCAAACTCCGGTGCTTGGGGTTGCCGTATTTTCGCTACACCCGACGGCCTGAGTATGTATGTTCAGAGTCATCAAACTTGGCAGAATTACCGCTACCAAGACGACAACAGTATTCCACCGGGCAATGTCACAACACTTAAGTGGCTTACGAATGATATTACTGACGATAACGGGAACGTCTCGTCTCTGAACCAACTCCTTGTTGGGACAAGACGTAATGGTATGGCAAGCTGTTCCGCAAACTCATTTCCACAACAAACATCTACTCAAGACGCGTACTTTAATGAGAGTGGAATCGCCACTCAGCTCATCTGTAATCAATACAACACCACCATCAGTCCTTCGATTGTGGATTTCCCTGACGACTCTATTAATGATTTTGAACTCGACTCCTATGGGCGGCTTTGGGTTGCAACAGGGGTTGCAGGCATCACGCCAAACGACTCGGGTGGTATTGGTGTCGCCCGTTTTGTTCCAAGTAGCTACTCGTGGGATTGGGATTGGTCTGAATCCAATAACAGTGACCTGCTCCCCTTTAGAAAAACCACCGGCGGTCTTCCGTACAATCACGTCAATGCCTTAACCTACACCGATGACAGGAATATCTGGGCCGGTTTTTCTG
The sequence above is drawn from the Deltaproteobacteria bacterium genome and encodes:
- a CDS encoding fibronectin type III domain-containing protein, encoding MLHSKLLAVATLLVTLLIAGCETGVAPSNPFDPEAPSATRESASITGTIYLEGRTAHGGIQVRLDGYSGNSATTTTDGSFTLANLNSGVDYMVVAEYTQEPNLEFESARIAVPSLNPGEAHSLEPATLIRAPFPPIVLDAVKSGDDAITVFWSKSEEEDVASYQVHFREGNSSFYTPHPTSCPDENSEVEGILSCEISGLLPYEQYSFKVTAIDDTGLESAYSVEDVFQFLYPDPASVMYLAEQDNQPLGLLTSADSSQAYTLTRSFAVESEKAILWQIDIENEIETGCVQFTSYAPGNGDTSSAPSNTLIDIPSESVILQQTYGAPQLMNDAEGASIVWVPYVVTYLDQPGTQFSGIASLDLSSGLPAKTAEDTCQNGAWKHTIVSYQSTIGNEALKFTLAGSENIITQTCFNVECGMYRYDIVDQRLENPEFLWEVPFELSQLAFSNETLIAISNRTNQLFLGEMSTLEASTSTTVGGPESISVIADTGYAAITGVGSNEIAIIDIDKGLDVFRLPLQVDSPTLAAVRILNEDNNTTAALYVTHQEAQALTMYAFNQPTAETPSPGHRYLTPLRCTGSCRIAVGDDPKGLTVSPDGSRVLILNIDISNRLLQLSQTSPNQ